The DNA window TCTGTAACATGTAAATTCGGATATCCCCCGGACGGCAAGTACGATATACTGATAGATCTCGGTACAAATGCCGAAATAGCGGTTTTCGATGCAAATGAATGCGTTGCTTCGGCGGCGGCCGCTGGTCCGTGCTTTGAAGGTGCGAATATAGAATGCGGCATGCCGGCCGTAACAGGAGCGGTATGCTCGTTTTGCCTTTCAAACGGAAAAACACGGTATGAAACGATAGGAAAAGCCGAGCCCGGAGGAATATGCGGCACGGGCTTGATCGACGCCGTGGCATTTCTGCTTCGCGAGGGGTTGATAGACGAAACCGGAGCCTTCGAGGGAAGCGAAAGATACGATATCGCTCCCGGAGTTTACATATCTCAGCGCGATATCCGCGAGTTTTCGCTCGCAAAATCCGCTGTCCGCGCAGCGACGGAGGTTTTGATAAATATTAAGGGCGCTTGCTTTGACAGCATACGCAATGTATATGTCGCCGGAGGCTTTTCATCGGCAATTAACATAAGTAACGCCTGCGAAGTAGGACTTTTCCCGAAAAAGCTCGCCAAAAAGCTCATACCTGTATCAAATTCGGCACTGTCAGGAACACTTTTCTCGCTGCTTTCGGGTGAATTGCCGTCGGAAAGCCAGGCGCTTGCGCGTATCTGCAAGGGAGCAAGATATATCGACCTGGCAAAGCAAGCTTTATTTACGGATAAATTCATACAGAACATGACGTATGAAGAAACATATTAAACAAAAATTTTTATTAATTCGGCAACAAGGATTATTTAATTGCCGTTTTAATAATGAATAACAGAGACAAAATATAACAAAACGAATCGGAGGCATTTATGGCGTATAAAACCGTGCTTGATGATTTCAAAAAGTGTATTTCACGCGTAAAACCGGATAAAATACCGGCTTTTGCCTGCAGCGAGGAATTCGACGTCCGAATGAGCGGGAATCTCTACTGTGATTATAATTCCGACTCAAAGATCATGGCTCAAACTCAGATTGACGCCGTAAAGAGATTCGATTATGACTGGGCATGGCTTCAGGTCGACGATTGCATTGAATTCGAGGTGCTTGGGGTAGGCGTAAAGGGCAAGGGAAACATACTTCCCGCCACCTGCGATTATCGCCCGGCGAACTGGGATACGCTTAGCTCTCTGAAGCTTCCCAAGTTTAAAAAAGACGGCAGAATGCCGGTTCTGCTGGACGCGATTAAACGCGTAAAAGACGCTCTCGGAGAAAGTGTTGTAGTTGTAGGCAGAATACCCGCTCCGTTTTCTGCCGTAACGCTTTTATATGGCATGAGCGAATCGCTTATAATGTTATATGACGATCCGGAGCTATTCAAAGCCACAGAGAAATTCTGTGAGGAGCTTGTCTGCGGTTTTGCCATAGCTCAGATAGAAGCCGGCGCGGATGCGCTCTGGGTCGGTGACTGCAACGCCTCCGGACACTTGATATCGCTTGATTTTTATAAAGAATTTGCTTTCTCCGGCGCAAAAGCCGCTGCTGACGCAATCAGGGATGCGGGGGGATATTCGATTTACCACGCGAGTGAACACGATCCTGAATATATAAAAAATATGATTCTGACAGGAGTCGATGTTGTCAGCGCCGGACCCGGAATAGAAATATCGAAGGCGAAAGCCGTCTGCGATTTGCTTGACAAGGGCTGTATATGCGGAAATGTCGATCCGATTGGCACTCTGCTATATGGCACCCGGGCGCAGGTACGAGCGGAAACGAAGCGCATACTCGATGCCGGGGCGCGTTCACCTGGATACATAGCGAACAGCGGCGAAATGATACCGCGCGACGTACCGGAAGAAAACATACGCGCCATGATAGAAACAATAAAGGAATATAAAATTTAAAGACGCAAAACGCCTTATAATGAGGAGAGTTATGACAAATATACCCAGATCGGAACATCCCCGTCCGCAATTTTACCGTCTGGAATTTGAAAATCTGAACGGCGAGTGGGATTTTGAATTCGATTTCAGCAATTCAGGAGAACAGCGCGGAATGTTTAATCCCGACTGTCATTATTCCAAAAAGATCATAGTGCCGTTTTGTCCGGAATCGGAGCTGTCGGGAATTGGATACAAGGATTTTATGGACGCGGTTTGGTATAGACGCGTGTTCACACTTAAGAAGGAACAGCTAAAAGGCAGGGTAATGCTGCATTTCGGCGCAGTCGATTACGAAGCAACTACGGCAGTCAACGGTCATGTTATAGGCACGCATCGAGGCGGATATTCATCTTTTGAATACGATATTACCGCTTTTGTACGAGAAGGAGAGAATGTCATCACCCTCCGTGCCCGCGACGATACGCGCAGCGGAGCTCAGCCTTCCGGAAAACAAAGCCAAAGCTTCCGTTCCGCCGGCTGCTCGTATACTCGCACGACTGGGATATGGCAGACTGTATGGCTTGAATTCGTCCCAAAATATTACATAAAACGCGTGGATATAACAACCGATTATAAAAACGGAGCCGTTTATTTTGAAGCAATAACAGCTGGAACGGAGCAAGAAGCTTCGGTATCCGCCGAGATATTCTATAATGGCGAATCCGTAACGAAAACTGAGACCGCGCTTTCATACGGAGCCAATCTGTTATGCGCCCGCATCGATTCACCGAAGCTCTGGGAGCCGGGGAAGCCAGAGCTTTATGATGTGAAATACACGATGAAAGCATCGGGAAAGATATGCGACGAAATAACCTCATATTTCGGATTCCGGACGGTGTCAGTAAAAAACGGCGCCTTGAATATTAACGATAAAAAGGTCTTCATGCGCACCGTGCTCGACCAGGGATTTTATCCCGACGGCATATACACCGCGCCGACCGATGACGCGCTCAGACACGATATAGAGCTTTCCATGTCGCTCGGTTTCAACGGAGCGCGACTGCATGAAAAAATATTTGAGGAAAGATTTCTCTATTGGGCGGACAAGCTCGGATATATAGTATGGGGAGAACACGCAAACTGGGGCTTTGATCTCTCATATCCGGAGAATATCAAATATTTTCTCTCTGAATGGACTGAGGCGCTTGAACGGGATTATAACCACCCTTCAATAATTGGCTGGTGTCCTTTCAACGAAACATGGGATAAC is part of the Oscillospiraceae bacterium genome and encodes:
- a CDS encoding uroporphyrinogen decarboxylase family protein; protein product: MAYKTVLDDFKKCISRVKPDKIPAFACSEEFDVRMSGNLYCDYNSDSKIMAQTQIDAVKRFDYDWAWLQVDDCIEFEVLGVGVKGKGNILPATCDYRPANWDTLSSLKLPKFKKDGRMPVLLDAIKRVKDALGESVVVVGRIPAPFSAVTLLYGMSESLIMLYDDPELFKATEKFCEELVCGFAIAQIEAGADALWVGDCNASGHLISLDFYKEFAFSGAKAAADAIRDAGGYSIYHASEHDPEYIKNMILTGVDVVSAGPGIEISKAKAVCDLLDKGCICGNVDPIGTLLYGTRAQVRAETKRILDAGARSPGYIANSGEMIPRDVPEENIRAMIETIKEYKI
- a CDS encoding glycoside hydrolase family 2 TIM barrel-domain containing protein, translating into MTNIPRSEHPRPQFYRLEFENLNGEWDFEFDFSNSGEQRGMFNPDCHYSKKIIVPFCPESELSGIGYKDFMDAVWYRRVFTLKKEQLKGRVMLHFGAVDYEATTAVNGHVIGTHRGGYSSFEYDITAFVREGENVITLRARDDTRSGAQPSGKQSQSFRSAGCSYTRTTGIWQTVWLEFVPKYYIKRVDITTDYKNGAVYFEAITAGTEQEASVSAEIFYNGESVTKTETALSYGANLLCARIDSPKLWEPGKPELYDVKYTMKASGKICDEITSYFGFRTVSVKNGALNINDKKVFMRTVLDQGFYPDGIYTAPTDDALRHDIELSMSLGFNGARLHEKIFEERFLYWADKLGYIVWGEHANWGFDLSYPENIKYFLSEWTEALERDYNHPSIIGWCPFNETWDNNHRAQDKEMISLVYHQTRAIDKTRPVIDVSGGYHTEDTDFYDIHDYEQRIDVWAERYGRIEPGKIYDPLASRQYSCGQPYWISEYGGTWWAPGRKDGWGYGNAPKSEEELAERYYGLTTTLLKQENICGFCYTQLTDVEQEQNGLYSYDRKPKFSDETYKKIREANTYPAELEKKQDSTEK